The segment tttgtAAACTAAAGCTTTGGTATTTTTAACTAGTTTCAAGACATATGTTCCAAATAACatatttttgtttatatctaACAAAAATGGTGTAATAActtgattttaaaattttttgcTACAAAGTCATAGTATGTTcataaaaaccctagtttttatagTTTTGTGTTTATAACTTTTTCTTAATTCTAggtaataacattatttcatgtattctaggtaataacattatttcatgtatttagcaCTTTTACACAACATATAAGTAAGAATGCATAACAACTTGTATATTTATGcaagtttacttgtatcccccccccccctaaaacttgaaaaaatcgaaaatgaaggggtatgaactcaccttatgtctGTTTTCTTGGTGGATGAAAGGTTGTAGATGGAAAGATTCAagttaagaacacttgaagatttgaagatcctaaGAATAGTAACACTTCATAATGTGTGTAAATGGATTGAAACTAGTATATAAGTATGTATAATCACTAGATTATAAAGGAAGTACTTACTAAAACCTCAAGAACCAACTTGGAAGAAATTAGCTATGGAAGATGAGAGCTTTTGTTTGAGAAGATGGTGATGAGCGAGGGCCTCTTGGCcgtgaataaagagagagagggggaAGAGGGTGGGGTGGGTAGGGGGGACATGGATGGGACATTGGTATCATCTTTCATATCCAAAACAACAAAATCAATTGGAAAAAACAAATTTCCCAATTTTGACCAATATATCCACAACTATGCCTCGAGGATGAGCCATTGAATTATTATCCATGTGAATCGTCATTCTAGTAACCTTTAACTTTGGAAGATTTAGCTTTTGACAGAACGAATAAGGCATTAAATTTATGCTTGCTCCAAAATCAGCTAAAGCATAAGTCTTCattttatttccaaattcacacggGAGAATGAGGCATCCAGGATCTCCCATTTTCTTTGGTAATTCTCCCAATATCACTTTAGAACTTTGCTCACTAAGAATCACCTTGGAATTCTTCTCTAGTTGTTGGCGCGTATCGCCTAAGTCTTGCAAAAACTTAGCATATTTAGGAACTTGGGACAATGATTCAATAAAAGGAGTGTTTATAGGAATATCCTTCACTTGCTTCATAAACTTTAAATGTTCCTGCTCTAATGGATGAATCTTAGCTCGAGAAGGAAATGACATCAGAGGACCAAAAACTCAAGTATCAATAGAATTTTCTGATCAGACTGGCTCCACGTCATGGAGAATGAATCTCCACGTCGTGATGTCGGTAATTCAGCACCCACTTCTTCTTCGGTCTTCGACTTCTTCGGTTGTGTTCCGGGCTGATGTGGATCGACTTCGAGGGCTTCTAGGAATTCAGATATGGTATCATCTTCAGTTTCGATCACCGTGACTTGTAGTTGCGGATTTTTTTCGGGAATTTTTGGAGAAAGTCACTCATTAACCAACGTAGTTAATTGTCCAAGTTGAGCTTCGATGTTTTGGATTGATGCTTGATGATTCCTTAGCAAAGATTGCTAGTCCCTCATGAGAATTTTCTAGTCTCTTATCTCCATGAATCTAGTTAGCATGGACTCTAAATCGACCTTCTTTTTAGGTGGCAATTGCTCTTTTTGAAAAAGCCTTGGCCAATTTGCCTaaaattttcttctttttgctttttatatTCATCATATGGAAACCACTCTTTCTTTGGCTTCTTCCAGTCTTCATCGTATTTGTCTCCACTAGAGTAGCATACTTGAGCTTTCTTATTCCCATTCTCATCCAAATGGCTATCTTTTGTCACATGTGGACCATTGCATCTTTCACAACCCACACAACTAGCATGTATGGATTGGTCCATCTTAGTCATTCTTCGGTCTATAGTGTTTAACATAGCTAAAACAGTTGCCATATCTTCAGAAGTGCCACTCCCAATTCCTTTCGCTCCATCATGTCTAGGATTGTGGTATTCACACGAATGCTTAGAAAACTCTTCAATTATTTCCTTAATCTCACAGGGATTTTTCTTTGTtaaaggtccttgagaatcaaggagttgccttGTCATCACGTTCACCCCATCAAAGAGGATTGATACTTCTTGTTGCTCATTCAAATAATTTTGGGGACAATTTCTTATTAATCCATTGTATCTTTCCCATGCCTTGTAGAGTGAATCACccggttgttgctcgaagtttgTTATGGCTTTCTTGATTTTAGCAACTTTACAAGGTGGGCAAAAATATTCTAGGAACTATTCACGCATTTGCACCCAAGTAGTGATTACACCGGGTGGAAGTGCCTTTAGCCAATCCCTAGAAACTCCCTTAAAGGCAACGGGAAGCATTCTTAAAAGCACTATCTCTCTTGAAACATTCAGGATGTTGAAGTAATCAGCTATTTCATTGACTTCATCAAGGTGTTtgtaagcatcctcatgatctttcccggGAAATAGGACTTCCTTAAGCATGGAAAGAATATTTCCTTCAGCTTAAATGTTGCGGTAGCAAGAATTTCAGGTTGCACTAGATCGGGACCGGTGTCCTCTCTGATTCTTTTCTTATACGCCTCCATGGACATGTTAGCAATGTTCGCCACTTCGTCTTTTGACTCGTTTTTGGGTTTGCTCTCTTCTTtttgacaaaattacataaatagtccTCGCGGTTGAAAAAATCGACCAATTATGGTCCTTATGATGAATTCTTTACATAGATGGTCCCCGTGGTTTCAAAATCTTGCAGAGATGGTCCTTTGGGTTAACGTTGTTAACTTTTTCAAGTAAGTTCTatgtaaaatgacaattttgttgTTCTAGCATAGCGACCATTTATGAAATTTGTTCCTGCTataggaccatttatgtaattttctctgttatttatttttatttttacttaatttatttatatatattctaGGATTTAGATGTTTTTAAGGTTTTGTTTGAAtatgttgtttattgtttttcttttatattttttcgcAAATATTTTTTAACGTTTTGTTCAAATATTTTTTCcctatttttttaagttttttcaaATACATTTATTGATGTTTTTTGATGTTCTATTGGAATAATTTTTTCCATTTCTTTTACGTTTTGTTATAAtacattttttaatgtttttattagttttgtttttttatattttttgaagaATTTATAGTCACTGTAATCATAATTCGTAACTTAATTCGCTTACAATCATGTtgtcttttctttctttctatattAATACAGATAaggttatataattattattttttaattcatatatttaactatataaaacatataatgttGTATGAGTATTATTTTTGTAAAGTTTTGTATAaacattttttgtaaaaaaagtgtaaaaatgtttgttaAACTTGAATAGGATTAATATAGATTGGCTAAATGGAATAAATATGATAACCGGAATTCGAAACGGGTGTCAGGTTATACATAGGCTAATCGAAATCTGTTTAACTTAAAAATGCACAAAATGTCTAAAAACAAAAGATAACTTGAAAACATTACATTTAAATCCAATGTGAAATGACATGGTCGCTCTCGACAAGGATGTGAGACGGTCTTAGTTTAACCTATGTATATTAATCCTATTCACGTTTTACacttttttgttataaaaaagttttaacaaataataattatacaaccttatatatgttatatagtttaatatttgaattaaaaaataataattatataacctgataaaagaaaaatgaaaacatgattgaAGGTGAATGcaattactgttggattagtgtctaagcccataactatatttggtaagtacttgacccggttgcgcatggtccttttgggttgctttcaccaaagcaacatgataggataaTTTATCAaatgagaggttattatggtttattaatatattatatgaataatatattaaaggagaaatcatatagtttaattaatattagacaagaattaattttgtggctaaaagacattaattaaataaaggggacttaaattgtcaaatgtgtgatagtggAGTATTTGGCTGAGAAGGCTCATGGAACTAGGCTTGGACGAAATTAAGGATGTGTCCATCCTAATTTCGGCCAAGAGGCCCTCTTCCAGAAGCTTCATTGGActacttaaggcctaagctatccattagggttttgactgaaaccctagcagcaccaGTATAAATAGGACCCAAGGCATCCAATTTTCGGCCACTAGATACCCTAGAAAGATCATAGCTGAAATTGtgactctcctctctctctccattatcatcctcttgcttgtgtggtgtttgtaagccattagaggagtgacacttgtgactttaagctccaaggacaagaagattcaagctttgaagaagaggtaatcgtctagatctgttttcttatGTCAATTTTGAATCATGTATGCTAcatctagggtttgtaagtcttggatgaattgcatgtacaatagagaagcctagatccaagctttagggtttgcatgagcacataggatgttattttgtgtaaaacccatcagtggtatcagagctttgattagCTTCTATTGTATTCGATGCTTTGTGTTTCATTCTTGcttgaaaatcgagtttttgggtCTTCTGCctgacagactcggcgagtcataatgtgggctcgacgagtaggaagaactcgacgattccataaggggactcggcgagtcgggtcgtcagacagagggattttcgggattttttactgttttgctgaaggataattaccaaaattgtttttgactaataaaatctgaattttattgttgttatatgtttatccttaccaaaacaaaagataattaccatttaattgaataataaattccttatgtgataaattttgattattcaattatttgatgaattatcttgtgaataaaattaattaggtcaaatttaaataatcattaaattaaatgtttaattttaaattatttgctatttgatcctatgtgttttgaaaagttcaaaacttgcccccaagttttgaaatttaaatttttgattaaaattttaatttgaactatttaaatttcaaaccctagaattttacaagtttaaaattcaaccttatactttataatattataagattaatatatatatatatatatatatatatatatatatatgtgtgtgtgtgtgtgtgtgtgtgtgtatgtatgtatgtataacttaaatgctagtgttaccgttagtacgcctcattcacgaagtcgatctataaggggggggtataaggttatagcctataaaatggtcgtttaatgggtgtccactctcacacacagcttccttgattggtggagggctgttagccgaatgggtaggatagggcaaccctttccttattaaaagtataatgaatctataaaagtaactaaatgtttttacaaaattctcaatcttagttactttaggcaaaagtgaattgatgcaattccatgaaattacactttgtaccctttctaagacattagtggagcgtgtgtggttaaccggcacactaattgggttctaagaaaaggttgCAAAGGGTGagtcattgtttgtcatagttcgatggagcgtgtgtggttgaccggcacatcgaataggtgactgtaacaatgagggcaccatgtatattttcatggttattcacacccactttgtgatcatcggcatcgtagtcacaaacttgaggggcatatcgagatttaaacattccattgaaaagttcaatgaatctcaaaagatctaggacttttcaatacatttaaaatttAATCTTTttccgtttttcatggtggaaaattagtgaatcatcattcacttaccttcaaattatttacttgttagattacgacatccctcttctaatttgtaaataatgttgttggatcctagccctaatttctcatttgggtgtttaactGGTgactcatttctaatcaaactttgttctttttccttttcagatgtcgaacgtcAACAACAACGCTTCCGGCTCAAATTCctccggctcgttctcactcatgaacttgtgtgggagaatgatctttgacgggtccaatttcaatgattggatctgcaacatctgaatggtcactcgttatgaggacaaagagtatgtcctcgatgagaagcaaAAGGATATCAAAATCAACACTGCCTCTGCTGAAGAAATTgcggcctttgaggcccatgagcgtcatgctacgaaagtccattgcatcatgctggctactatgactgcagaactccagaagtcatatgaggacatgtatccctataaTATGCATCAAGATCTGTTGGACCGGTACCACCAGAGCGCTAGGAAAGAGAGGTGTGAGATCATCACTTtgatgatcactgccaaaatgggtaGCGGAGAGTCCCTTGTCGCCCatctacaaaagatgcaaagatatgtcgaTCGCCTactaaagttgaatgtgaactttgatgaagagctggaaattgacatcatccttcactccttgcctccctgaTACAACCAGTtctgcatgacctaccacatgaataaggaagtggtcactttgagcaagcttcaaggcttgctaaggactgctaagagcaatctcaaagacaagtatgttgcatcaactcctactccCATTATTGCCCCagtcttggcaattgggcaagggaagggtaagaaaaggaaggctccctcaaagagaaACCACAAGgaaaaagtcccaagatggtacctcttctagtggaaccaaggctggttctgctaaacccaactccaaccccaaggaggctgagtgccaccactaccacaagatagggcattagaaacgaagctgcccagaatatctataagaaatcaaggatgggaagatcaagccatcctacgcaggtatatacactattaaatctaattatTCATCACAttctatttcttgggtacttgatacaggatgtggttttcacatttgttctgatttgcagggcctaagaagaaatagggatgtggagcatgggaagataaatttgatcatggggaacagaagatcgtcaactGTCACTAGTATCAGAGTTTACTCTTTGATGCTCAgtagtggattaggattagatttaaataattgttgctattcgccagatatggcaagaagcatcatttcatttcatggtttgtatagacaaggttttagatattcatttgataatgaaaaaggttctattaatgcttatcttaatggtgttttctattttgaatcattgccttgtaatggaatatatgaaactatgatggttgtagaaaatttaggaaatgatgtgttgtgtattgattcttccaatggtttgaataaagcatgcttgtggcattgtcgtcttagacatgtcaacaagaaacgcatagcccaactccaaaaggatggagtgttggagtcattcgaccttagggacgatgacgtgtgtgagtgttgtttacttggaaagaagaccacgtcacccttcactggcacttgtgaaaggggtgagggtttattggatctcatacacactttagatccaccataaaggatgcaagccgcttctatgtgacttttaccaatgattatagcagatatgggtatatctacttaattaagcacaagtcagaaacctttgaaaagttcaaagagtttaaacaagaagtggagaatcagttgggcaggaaaatcaagatgcttcgatccgatcgaggaggagagtacctaagtcttgaattccacgactacctcaaggaatgcagaatcgtttcacaattgacgccacctaggacaccgcagttgagcggtgtggctgagaggcgtaatcgaaccttgctagacatggttcgttccatgatgagttgtgcttcactacctatctcattttgggggtatgccttaaatactgccgcccatatccttaacttagtccctacgaagaaagttgccaaaacacctcacgagatgtggacagggaaagctccctcattagcacatatcaaggtttagggttgtgaggctttcataagatgagagactcacgacaagctctagcctcgtagtgagcggtgtattttcatcggctacacgtagaaatcctttagatatctcttctatagaccgagtgacaatgttgtctttgttgtgaggagaggggttttccaagagcgagacctcataagccaaggggacagtggaaggaaaatcgatcttgaagatattcaagagtcgagcgatgaaggaccTTCTAACGCTGGCggtcaac is part of the Lactuca sativa cultivar Salinas chromosome 7, Lsat_Salinas_v11, whole genome shotgun sequence genome and harbors:
- the LOC111895655 gene encoding uncharacterized protein LOC111895655, with the translated sequence MSFPSRAKIHPLEQEHLKFMKQVKDIPINTPFIESLSQVPKYAKFLQDLGDTRQQLEKNSKVILSEQSSKVILGELPKKMGDPGCLILPCEFGNKMKTYALADFGASINLMPYSFCQKLNLPKLKVTRMTIHMDNNSMAHPRGIVVDILVKIGKFVFSN